One segment of Mycobacterium spongiae DNA contains the following:
- a CDS encoding LuxR C-terminal-related transcriptional regulator: MPVQLAVARRAHEASEVDDLGRRAHETAARLSRALTAARDLVDVPAWAPSMPGRLLAEVGEYTDVVIDRLLGKMRSNQAASSELIAMCELVVELQRCRSEQQLIMADERIRILTAAQRSDSMLGSQLDVDAVLERAAAVACRVCGLDRSMIFRMGNGYLHAASTYFTDHDEWAAQCHAHAEVHPVDLSARPLEAEMVRRRLPALMTDTLHDPQAFKPIVHRIRTSSYVAIPVLVNGKVTVTLHLDAYFRGREVDAGDRDTAAVFASSLGRALERAFTAEQLRSQRAALSELIRDTNRDLAMLAGESTVLTDASPTACATTTEPHRWVGTPATSVRQIGHQALASLTRREMEVLELMTTGATNVEIAQRFFVAEGTVKTHVKRILRKLNVGNRGQAVAMYHRCTSR; this comes from the coding sequence ATGCCAGTCCAATTGGCGGTCGCGCGCCGAGCGCATGAGGCCTCGGAAGTCGATGACCTCGGACGACGGGCGCACGAGACGGCTGCGCGGCTGTCTCGTGCGTTGACTGCTGCTAGGGACCTGGTCGACGTGCCCGCATGGGCTCCGTCGATGCCCGGTCGGCTGCTGGCCGAGGTTGGCGAGTACACCGACGTCGTAATCGATCGGTTGCTCGGCAAGATGCGGTCAAACCAGGCCGCAAGCTCGGAGCTGATCGCCATGTGCGAGTTGGTCGTCGAGCTACAACGATGTCGCAGCGAACAGCAACTCATCATGGCCGACGAACGCATCCGCATCCTTACCGCGGCTCAACGTAGCGACTCAATGCTCGGCTCCCAGCTCGATGTGGACGCCGTCCTCGAGCGCGCCGCTGCTGTTGCCTGCCGGGTATGTGGGCTTGATCGGTCGATGATCTTCCGGATGGGCAACGGATACTTGCATGCGGCGTCGACGTACTTCACCGACCATGACGAGTGGGCCGCGCAGTGCCACGCGCACGCCGAGGTGCATCCGGTCGATCTCAGCGCCCGACCGTTGGAGGCGGAGATGGTTCGACGCCGCTTGCCGGCGTTGATGACCGATACCTTGCACGACCCGCAAGCCTTCAAACCGATCGTGCACCGGATCCGCACCTCGAGCTACGTCGCGATTCCGGTGCTCGTCAACGGCAAGGTCACCGTGACCCTGCACCTTGACGCGTACTTTCGGGGTCGCGAGGTTGATGCTGGCGACCGTGACACCGCGGCGGTCTTCGCCAGCTCACTGGGCCGAGCACTTGAGCGTGCGTTCACCGCCGAGCAACTGCGATCGCAGCGCGCCGCCCTGTCGGAGCTCATCCGCGACACCAACCGTGACCTGGCGATGCTGGCGGGCGAGTCCACCGTTCTCACCGACGCGTCCCCAACGGCGTGCGCAACTACCACGGAGCCACACCGCTGGGTCGGAACACCTGCCACCTCCGTACGCCAGATTGGCCACCAGGCCCTGGCCAGCCTGACGCGCCGGGAGATGGAAGTTCTGGAACTCATGACGACGGGGGCCACCAACGTCGAGATCGCGCAACGGTTTTTCGTCGCCGAGGGCACCGTCAAGACCCACGTCAAGCGAATTCTGCGCAAGCTCAATGTGGGTAATCGGGGTCAGGCAGTTGCCATGTACCACCGCTGCACGTCGCGGTGA
- a CDS encoding flavin reductase family protein, producing MIGYDEFRRGMRRLAAGVSIISTQSTAGPLGITATAVTSLTPDPPSVLCCVNKNLVAGNAIRQNRSFCLNLLRQQHHSLARRFAGMDGVSGTAKFDEGAWVTLASGTPALADSLVSFDCQLDRVVEAGTHHVLIGVIHEIRLGELGNPLVYCGGNFTSLLPH from the coding sequence ATGATCGGATACGACGAATTCCGCAGGGGCATGCGGCGGTTGGCGGCCGGAGTCAGCATCATCTCCACGCAGAGCACCGCGGGACCGTTGGGCATCACCGCAACAGCGGTCACATCCCTGACACCAGATCCGCCTAGTGTGCTGTGCTGCGTCAACAAGAATCTCGTGGCCGGCAACGCGATCCGGCAGAATCGGTCGTTCTGCCTGAACTTGCTACGTCAGCAACATCATTCGCTAGCAAGGCGATTCGCCGGGATGGATGGAGTCAGCGGAACCGCCAAGTTCGACGAAGGCGCCTGGGTGACACTTGCCAGCGGTACCCCAGCGTTGGCCGATAGCCTGGTGTCCTTCGACTGCCAGCTCGACCGTGTGGTAGAGGCAGGCACCCACCATGTGCTTATCGGTGTCATCCACGAGATCCGACTCGGCGAGCTAGGCAACCCGCTGGTGTACTGCGGCGGCAATTTCACGAGCTTACTGCCACATTGA
- a CDS encoding proton-conducting transporter membrane subunit — protein sequence MSAVLVGVLTLPLLAALVALLAGSRHPHIVGRFGAAATGTGLVFVCLITLHVAVHGSVSATLQSDQGTLIAQVAANRLGAVLLLLVYGVSTVVQIFALRYLACDSRSAWFTAGTGLLTAASAGLMTSGTLIGLAVCWTLAGTALCLLLATFWELPAARDGVYRTAAAFALGDLALWLAVGLLTVQWGNISLFDMDPGRFDDSSLTLVAVAGLIVVAALSRSAQIPFHRWLPATLAAPTPVSALLHAGVVNAGGILLVRLSPIVSGSAVAMGLAFVAGTLTVVYGGVVMLTKSDIKGSLVNSTMAQMGFMILTCGLGLSAAAVFHLVGHGLYKATLFLSSGSVIAKHRQKASRPTAQPLTTARRAAIQLTGLLLPAGALFIASTVVHLPHGEHGSAQALLVFTWATAVAALTGWLARSPGVPAVLIGAGALLVGAIAAVALVGAVTGFLAPDLPPVNVPSTSSLGIVAVAVILGALALLRQAPPSGRTARLQRVLYTKALVAGYVPATRPHAMPSNHPLTQQLTGARK from the coding sequence GTGAGCGCCGTTCTCGTCGGTGTCTTGACACTGCCCCTGCTCGCAGCGCTCGTAGCGCTCTTGGCCGGCTCGCGCCATCCCCACATCGTGGGTCGATTCGGTGCCGCGGCCACCGGTACGGGCTTGGTCTTCGTATGCCTGATAACACTGCACGTCGCAGTCCACGGCTCCGTATCGGCAACCCTGCAATCGGACCAGGGAACCCTGATAGCCCAGGTCGCGGCTAACCGCCTTGGCGCGGTACTGCTACTCCTGGTGTACGGGGTCAGCACGGTCGTGCAGATATTCGCCCTGCGCTACCTGGCCTGCGACAGCCGATCGGCATGGTTCACCGCCGGCACCGGCCTCCTCACCGCGGCCTCAGCCGGGCTGATGACCTCTGGGACCCTCATCGGACTGGCGGTCTGCTGGACGCTGGCCGGCACCGCGCTGTGCCTGCTGCTGGCCACCTTCTGGGAGCTGCCCGCCGCTCGCGATGGTGTGTATCGAACGGCGGCCGCGTTCGCGCTGGGAGACCTGGCGCTCTGGTTGGCGGTCGGCTTGCTGACGGTGCAGTGGGGCAACATAAGCCTGTTCGACATGGACCCCGGCAGATTCGACGACTCGTCACTCACGCTAGTGGCGGTGGCTGGGCTGATCGTCGTGGCAGCGCTGTCTCGGTCGGCGCAGATTCCCTTTCACCGCTGGCTGCCAGCCACACTGGCAGCGCCGACGCCCGTCTCGGCGCTGCTCCACGCAGGTGTGGTCAACGCCGGCGGCATCCTGCTCGTGCGGCTGAGCCCCATCGTCAGCGGATCCGCTGTCGCGATGGGCCTGGCCTTCGTCGCCGGCACGCTGACCGTGGTCTACGGCGGCGTCGTGATGCTCACCAAGTCTGACATCAAGGGCTCGTTGGTGAATTCCACGATGGCTCAGATGGGTTTCATGATCTTGACCTGCGGCCTGGGCCTCTCAGCGGCGGCGGTGTTCCACCTAGTGGGCCACGGTTTGTACAAGGCCACCCTGTTCCTATCGTCAGGCTCGGTCATAGCCAAACATCGCCAAAAGGCCTCCCGCCCAACCGCACAACCGCTGACCACGGCGCGACGGGCAGCGATCCAACTCACCGGGTTGCTGTTGCCCGCCGGGGCGCTGTTTATCGCCAGCACAGTGGTCCACCTGCCGCATGGAGAGCACGGATCGGCGCAGGCATTGCTCGTCTTCACCTGGGCGACCGCCGTGGCGGCGCTGACCGGCTGGTTGGCGCGCAGCCCCGGGGTTCCGGCGGTGCTCATCGGAGCCGGGGCGCTGCTCGTGGGGGCCATCGCAGCCGTAGCGCTGGTCGGCGCGGTGACCGGATTTCTGGCCCCTGATCTCCCGCCGGTCAACGTACCGTCGACATCGTCACTGGGCATCGTCGCGGTCGCCGTCATCCTGGGCGCGTTGGCCCTCCTGCGACAGGCTCCACCGAGCGGGCGGACGGCACGCCTGCAACGGGTCCTCTACACCAAAGCGCTTGTCGCCGGCTATGTCCCAGCGACCCGGCCACACGCCATGCCGAGCAACCACCCGCTGACTCAACAACTGACAGGAGCCCGCAAGTGA
- a CDS encoding DUF2309 domain-containing protein: MTTVAEHVSTDTRRAQLRSEVNLAARVIPTHYPLETFIAVNPLAGLESMPFEQAVRRAGDLYGIAGLLDETTYRDLYHGGRINDADLESTLRLRYPTLVDGPAIRMGIHTVTPAELLRADLLNGTTAPKPWRRNKTRSEQTAPQVAEQVDARAAQWCAAYFGSPGAGWPMPDHHKGFYPAWRALAAGDYKLSRRVRASLRAVPERADDAALQALHLLGVAEDDRITYLQAHLTQLPGWAAHVRWSAERLTGVDLLDYLAMRLTYEAVLLSHNSSFAPPESVETARPRIPSARERAVALARTWGLDNINDNELSSAARVLSALPVTARQMVWQQAYEAHYRDGLLRSLADTRANQDQRRPRAQLVCCIDTRSEGLRRHFESLGQYETLGFAGFFAVAIRFTSMLGGKSSDLCPVLIRPQHDVSESPAPSADAAARRLRAGSMMMAGAEAAFQAAKQALVAPFALAELSGWAAGPWAAAKTLSPRGTGTLRRRLRDRLAPPTPTVLSVNDTVELTQRALYAEVALTTMGLTKGFARLVVLCGHGSVTENNPYQAALDCGACGGQAGGPNARTAAAILNDAEVRAQLRTQGIAIPDDTVFVAAQHDTATDRVTILDEHLVPGSHRSDMHRVIADLGVAGTKLAAERCPGLPGGPATPRPGHASRHVENRSVDWAQVFPEWGLAGNAAFIVGPRSITRGIDLHRRVFLHSYDAEVDADGGALETILTAPMVVAQWINCQYYFSTVAPQMFGAGTKTIHNVVGGVGVLAGHGGDLQLGLPRQSLTDGESFGHQAMRLLTVVQAPLERIDMLVDRNPILQHLFGNDWVCLAARERPGQDWQRWTRSGWRSWDETAPVTTTQLTRR, translated from the coding sequence GTGACCACCGTGGCCGAACACGTGTCGACCGATACCCGCCGCGCGCAGTTGCGCAGTGAGGTTAACCTGGCCGCCCGGGTGATCCCGACGCACTATCCACTGGAGACCTTCATCGCGGTCAACCCGCTGGCCGGACTGGAGTCGATGCCCTTCGAGCAGGCAGTTCGGCGTGCCGGTGACCTCTACGGGATCGCAGGTCTACTGGACGAGACAACCTACCGCGACTTGTATCACGGCGGGCGGATCAACGATGCCGACCTCGAGTCGACACTGCGGCTGCGCTACCCCACTTTGGTGGATGGTCCGGCCATTCGAATGGGGATACACACCGTGACACCGGCCGAACTGCTACGTGCCGACCTTCTCAACGGCACCACCGCCCCAAAACCATGGCGGCGCAACAAGACCCGCAGCGAGCAGACGGCGCCACAGGTAGCTGAGCAGGTTGACGCTCGGGCTGCTCAGTGGTGCGCAGCCTACTTCGGATCGCCCGGAGCGGGCTGGCCGATGCCCGACCACCACAAGGGCTTCTACCCCGCCTGGCGGGCACTGGCGGCCGGCGACTACAAGCTGAGCCGAAGGGTCCGCGCCTCGCTGCGAGCAGTGCCCGAGCGCGCCGATGACGCCGCCTTGCAAGCCCTGCACCTGTTGGGGGTAGCCGAGGACGACCGCATCACCTATCTGCAAGCCCACTTGACGCAGCTACCTGGGTGGGCGGCCCACGTCCGCTGGTCCGCCGAACGGCTAACCGGTGTCGATTTGTTGGACTATCTCGCGATGCGGTTGACGTACGAAGCAGTGTTGTTGTCCCATAACAGTTCCTTTGCACCGCCGGAGTCGGTAGAGACAGCCCGGCCACGCATCCCCTCGGCCCGCGAACGAGCCGTCGCGCTGGCCAGAACGTGGGGGCTGGACAACATCAACGACAACGAATTAAGTTCTGCCGCAAGAGTATTGTCCGCGTTGCCCGTCACCGCGCGGCAGATGGTGTGGCAGCAAGCCTATGAGGCACACTACCGCGATGGGCTACTGCGCTCGTTGGCCGACACCAGGGCGAACCAGGACCAACGGCGGCCTCGCGCCCAACTCGTGTGCTGCATCGACACCCGATCCGAGGGCCTACGTCGCCACTTCGAATCCCTGGGCCAGTACGAAACACTGGGCTTTGCCGGATTTTTCGCTGTCGCCATTCGGTTCACCAGCATGCTCGGCGGAAAGTCCAGCGACCTGTGCCCGGTGCTCATCCGGCCGCAACATGACGTCAGCGAGAGCCCGGCACCATCTGCCGACGCGGCGGCACGGCGATTGCGGGCCGGCAGCATGATGATGGCCGGCGCCGAGGCGGCATTTCAGGCCGCCAAACAGGCGCTGGTCGCACCCTTCGCATTGGCTGAACTGTCCGGCTGGGCCGCTGGTCCATGGGCAGCGGCCAAGACGCTAAGCCCACGGGGAACTGGCACCCTGCGACGGCGTCTGCGCGACCGGCTGGCCCCCCCAACCCCGACCGTCCTATCGGTCAACGACACCGTTGAACTGACCCAGCGCGCCCTGTACGCCGAGGTGGCGCTGACCACCATGGGCCTGACCAAGGGATTCGCCCGCCTGGTCGTGCTCTGCGGGCACGGCAGTGTCACCGAAAACAATCCGTATCAGGCGGCACTGGACTGCGGGGCCTGCGGCGGCCAGGCCGGCGGTCCCAATGCCCGCACCGCCGCCGCGATCCTCAACGACGCCGAAGTCCGTGCGCAATTGCGCACTCAGGGCATAGCAATACCGGACGACACCGTGTTCGTCGCCGCCCAGCACGACACCGCCACCGATCGGGTCACGATCTTGGACGAGCATCTGGTTCCGGGCAGCCATCGATCGGACATGCACCGAGTCATCGCGGATCTCGGCGTCGCCGGAACGAAACTGGCCGCCGAGCGCTGCCCAGGGCTACCAGGTGGCCCTGCCACCCCCCGCCCGGGGCATGCGTCTCGCCACGTCGAAAACAGATCCGTCGACTGGGCGCAGGTCTTTCCCGAATGGGGACTGGCCGGCAATGCAGCTTTCATCGTCGGGCCGCGCTCGATCACCCGCGGAATCGACCTGCATCGCCGCGTCTTTCTGCACTCCTATGACGCCGAAGTGGACGCCGATGGCGGCGCGTTGGAGACCATCCTCACCGCACCTATGGTGGTGGCTCAGTGGATCAACTGCCAGTATTACTTCTCCACCGTGGCGCCACAGATGTTCGGAGCGGGAACCAAGACCATCCACAACGTCGTCGGCGGCGTGGGCGTGCTCGCGGGACATGGCGGCGACCTTCAGCTAGGCCTGCCTCGGCAGTCACTCACCGATGGCGAATCGTTCGGCCATCAGGCCATGCGCCTGCTTACCGTCGTCCAGGCGCCGCTGGAGCGCATCGACATGCTGGTGGACCGTAACCCGATCCTGCAGCATCTTTTTGGAAACGACTGGGTCTGCCTCGCCGCCCGTGAACGCCCCGGCCAAGACTGGCAGCGGTGGACCCGAAGCGGATGGCGTAGCTGGGATGAAACCGCACCTGTAACCACCACTCAACTGACCAGGAGGTAA
- a CDS encoding P-II family nitrogen regulator — MPQNGLTKMTKIEVVVAGEDAHAVRSQFQGCGATGFTSVSGVSGLGHHGYHQGRLLFNQQATLEMLITVVPDAKSEALIAGLRRLLDDTPGVMFVTDTYVSRPEYFS, encoded by the coding sequence ATGCCACAAAACGGATTGACCAAGATGACCAAGATCGAAGTCGTCGTTGCCGGGGAGGACGCGCACGCGGTTCGATCGCAGTTCCAAGGCTGCGGCGCCACCGGTTTTACCAGCGTGTCCGGCGTCTCGGGGCTCGGTCATCACGGCTACCACCAAGGCCGGCTGCTGTTCAATCAACAGGCAACACTGGAGATGTTGATCACCGTCGTCCCGGACGCGAAATCCGAGGCGCTGATCGCCGGCCTCCGCCGCCTGCTGGACGACACACCTGGGGTCATGTTTGTGACAGACACCTACGTCAGCCGACCCGAGTACTTCAGCTAG
- a CDS encoding carbonic anhydrase, translating to MSNPSVAWRRLQAGNHQFHSTPRLAQNVATSGHTPAAVVFRCADADAASEVVFGQREGSLVEISNWGHVIDTGVLATAEYAVEKLKTPLIVVLGHHQCAAMQTTLDAWANVRIPHGAVRAVVEQAISSLARPDSDIGSPEELAAAHVVQSGVSLLQKSPALTKAVDHGDSAIVCLVSDADGRIRVCATFGNVADSTPRPLEYV from the coding sequence ATGTCCAACCCGTCAGTCGCCTGGCGCCGTCTGCAGGCCGGCAATCACCAATTTCACTCCACGCCACGGTTGGCGCAGAACGTCGCGACGAGCGGCCACACGCCTGCCGCGGTGGTGTTCAGGTGCGCGGATGCCGACGCTGCGAGCGAGGTTGTCTTCGGTCAACGCGAGGGTTCGCTCGTTGAGATCAGCAACTGGGGGCATGTCATCGACACCGGCGTGTTGGCCACCGCCGAATACGCGGTTGAGAAACTCAAGACGCCGCTGATCGTCGTCCTTGGCCATCACCAGTGCGCCGCCATGCAGACCACCTTGGATGCCTGGGCCAACGTCAGGATCCCGCACGGAGCGGTTCGCGCGGTCGTCGAACAGGCGATATCGTCACTGGCTCGGCCGGATAGCGACATCGGCAGCCCCGAGGAGCTGGCGGCCGCGCACGTGGTGCAATCTGGCGTCTCGCTGTTGCAGAAGTCCCCGGCGCTGACCAAGGCAGTCGACCACGGAGATTCTGCGATCGTGTGCCTGGTCAGCGATGCCGACGGCCGGATTCGCGTCTGCGCCACCTTCGGCAATGTTGCGGACAGCACGCCACGACCCTTGGAATACGTCTAG
- a CDS encoding carbonic anhydrase, with the protein MSNPSIAWQRLQAGNQHFHATSRSRQKAATRDQSPLAVVFRCADDRTASEAVFGQSWGSLMDISNWGHVIDTGVLATVEYAVDKLKTPLIVILGHENSSAMEASLEAWNNVNIPEGATRAVIEHAMFSLARQDASISNADELAAAHTVHTGVSLLQKSAALAKAVDSGQSAIVCLVRDADGGLRVCATFGDVAENEAPLLECV; encoded by the coding sequence ATGTCCAACCCGTCAATCGCCTGGCAGCGTCTGCAAGCGGGCAACCAACATTTCCACGCCACATCGCGGTCGAGGCAGAAGGCGGCCACGAGGGACCAATCACCCCTCGCGGTGGTGTTCCGCTGCGCAGATGACCGCACAGCGAGCGAGGCGGTGTTCGGTCAAAGCTGGGGTTCGCTCATGGACATCAGCAACTGGGGACACGTCATCGACACGGGCGTACTGGCCACCGTCGAATATGCGGTCGACAAACTCAAGACTCCGCTGATCGTCATCCTCGGCCACGAGAACTCTTCGGCGATGGAGGCCTCGTTGGAGGCCTGGAACAACGTCAATATTCCGGAGGGAGCGACTCGCGCAGTCATCGAGCACGCCATGTTCTCGCTGGCGCGGCAGGACGCAAGCATCAGCAATGCCGACGAGCTGGCCGCCGCCCACACGGTGCACACCGGCGTCTCGCTCTTGCAAAAGTCGGCGGCGCTCGCCAAGGCCGTCGACAGCGGACAGTCGGCGATTGTGTGCCTGGTCCGGGATGCCGATGGCGGGCTTCGCGTTTGCGCGACCTTCGGCGACGTTGCGGAAAACGAGGCACCACTATTGGAGTGCGTGTAG
- a CDS encoding DUF6671 family protein: MSSCDNDLVDDVVNDDVVNRAGQRPRNGSYAGAEIAMGTMHGKELQVAPAFAAELGARVVAPAGINTDQFGTFTGETPRKLAPREAAAAKARLAMRVAAVPYGVASEASYNTWFGMLAMHEEILVFIDDIRGIQVVEGENTPGAPGAPILVGGGDAAVCAAQGFGFPRQGAAVKASVKERVQVFGKGITDAATLIEVVSAAAAAADDHQAWVEPDLRAHHNPSRRDVLAGLAGRLARRLATPCPECGCPGYGKVATRDGLPCQGCGGPTSLIAADVHGCPACPYHHTIARVVARAEPRYCPQCNP, from the coding sequence ATGAGTAGTTGCGACAACGATCTGGTTGACGATGTGGTTAACGACGATGTGGTTAACAGGGCCGGGCAACGCCCGAGGAACGGTAGCTATGCCGGGGCGGAAATCGCCATGGGGACCATGCACGGCAAAGAGCTCCAAGTGGCGCCAGCTTTCGCGGCGGAGCTCGGGGCTCGCGTCGTCGCGCCGGCCGGAATCAACACTGATCAATTCGGCACCTTCACCGGTGAAACGCCCAGGAAGCTGGCGCCGCGGGAAGCGGCAGCGGCGAAAGCCCGCCTCGCCATGCGAGTCGCCGCGGTGCCCTACGGCGTGGCCAGCGAAGCCAGCTACAACACGTGGTTTGGCATGTTGGCGATGCACGAAGAAATCTTGGTGTTCATCGACGACATCCGGGGGATCCAGGTCGTCGAGGGCGAGAACACCCCGGGCGCTCCCGGCGCGCCCATACTCGTCGGCGGTGGCGATGCGGCCGTCTGCGCGGCGCAAGGCTTCGGTTTTCCGCGCCAGGGGGCCGCAGTAAAGGCCAGCGTCAAGGAGCGGGTGCAAGTCTTCGGCAAAGGGATCACCGATGCCGCCACCCTGATCGAGGTCGTCAGTGCGGCGGCGGCCGCCGCCGACGACCACCAGGCCTGGGTCGAACCGGACCTACGAGCACATCACAACCCCAGCCGCCGCGATGTCCTGGCCGGTTTGGCGGGCCGACTGGCTCGCCGCCTGGCCACACCCTGCCCCGAATGCGGATGTCCCGGATACGGCAAGGTGGCGACCCGAGACGGGCTCCCGTGCCAGGGTTGCGGTGGGCCCACGAGTCTTATCGCCGCCGACGTTCATGGGTGTCCCGCCTGCCCCTATCACCACACCATTGCGCGTGTCGTGGCCCGCGCAGAGCCTCGCTACTGCCCACAGTGCAATCCCTAG
- a CDS encoding helix-turn-helix transcriptional regulator, protein MTVAKTRRAAAPPPVEAAERTWTFLTNHARVLLCVATGESLTTRELSLRIGITERSVQAILTDLTDEGYLIKSKVGRRNVYELNPQGRLRHPLEASHTVGELIAALS, encoded by the coding sequence GTGACCGTTGCCAAGACCCGGAGGGCGGCCGCACCGCCCCCCGTCGAGGCTGCTGAGCGCACGTGGACGTTCTTGACGAATCACGCGCGGGTGTTGTTGTGCGTGGCGACCGGTGAGTCCCTGACAACGCGCGAGTTGTCACTGCGAATCGGCATCACGGAGCGTTCGGTACAAGCGATCTTGACCGACCTGACCGACGAAGGCTACCTCATCAAATCGAAGGTCGGTCGGCGCAATGTATATGAGCTCAATCCGCAGGGCAGGCTTCGTCATCCGCTCGAGGCCAGCCACACGGTGGGAGAGCTTATCGCGGCGTTGTCTTGA
- a CDS encoding alpha/beta fold hydrolase, with product MGRMPTELLTPRGGQGGPLVLVHGLMGRGTTWSRQLPWLTQLGTVYTYDAPWHRGRGVDDPYPISTERFVADLREAVSTLRAPVRLVGHSMGALHSWCLAAECPELVSALVVEDMAPDFRGRTTGPWEPWLHALPVEFASAEEIFAEFGPVAGQYFLEAFDRTATGWRLHGHTARWIEIAAEWGTRDYWAQWRSVRAPALLIEAGESVTPAGQMELMRETVGRASYLHVPKAGHLVHDEAPRRYRGAVESFLVGLTGRG from the coding sequence ATTGGGCGTATGCCCACTGAATTGTTGACTCCCCGCGGCGGCCAGGGCGGTCCGCTGGTGCTGGTGCACGGCCTCATGGGCCGAGGCACTACGTGGTCGCGCCAACTGCCGTGGCTGACCCAGCTGGGCACCGTCTACACCTACGACGCTCCCTGGCATCGCGGCCGTGGCGTTGACGATCCGTATCCGATTAGCACCGAGCGCTTCGTGGCGGATCTGCGTGAGGCGGTGTCCACGCTGCGGGCGCCGGTGCGGCTGGTCGGACATTCGATGGGCGCCCTGCATTCGTGGTGTCTGGCCGCCGAGTGTCCCGAGCTGGTTTCGGCGTTGGTTGTTGAGGACATGGCGCCGGATTTTCGGGGACGCACGACCGGCCCATGGGAGCCGTGGCTGCACGCTCTTCCTGTCGAATTCGCCTCGGCTGAAGAAATATTCGCCGAGTTTGGGCCGGTCGCCGGCCAGTACTTTCTGGAGGCCTTCGATCGCACCGCCACCGGTTGGCGGTTGCACGGCCATACTGCGCGGTGGATTGAGATCGCCGCTGAATGGGGTACTCGCGACTACTGGGCGCAGTGGCGGTCGGTCCGGGCGCCGGCACTACTCATCGAGGCCGGCGAGTCGGTTACACCGGCCGGCCAGATGGAGCTGATGCGTGAAACTGTAGGGCGTGCAAGCTATTTGCACGTTCCGAAAGCCGGGCATCTGGTTCATGACGAAGCACCACGCCGCTACCGCGGGGCGGTGGAGTCGTTTCTGGTTGGGTTAACTGGGCGGGGCTGA
- the mhuD gene encoding mycobilin-forming heme oxygenase MhuD — protein MPVVKINAIEVPPDAGPELEKRFAHRAHAVENSPGFLGFQLLRPIKGEDRYFVVTHWESDEAFQAWANGPAIEAHAGHRANPVATGASLLEFEVVLDVAGTGQTG, from the coding sequence ATGCCAGTGGTGAAGATCAACGCTATCGAAGTGCCCCCCGACGCTGGCCCAGAGCTGGAAAAGCGCTTCGCCCACCGCGCTCACGCGGTGGAGAACTCTCCAGGATTCCTCGGCTTTCAGCTGCTGCGCCCCATCAAGGGCGAAGACCGCTACTTCGTGGTGACGCACTGGGAGTCCGACGAAGCGTTCCAGGCCTGGGCGAACGGGCCCGCCATCGAAGCCCACGCCGGCCACCGCGCCAACCCGGTCGCGACCGGCGCGTCGTTGCTGGAGTTCGAAGTCGTGCTCGATGTTGCCGGGACGGGCCAAACTGGGTAG